The genome window attaacgctcaagagtaaagactaaatatggcggcatgagatcggcgcgatctcgcgggatcggtcagggcgccgcctggcggccgagctgttaactcagttctccctttagaaaattaaagggatactcttgtgtttgagcccaaatggagtaacatgcaaaagtgttccataggtaagtatgaactaacaaaatggccatttcttgtaaggaaatgggcaatttctcttgtacattttactgTGAAGGCGATCTCCTGAATGAACCATTTGAAGCTTCCTTTAATTACAGTCCTTTCTTGGTGCAGGATTTATATTTACAAGGAACTAGTAATAAGCGTGCGTATGTCGCCCCGTGGTACAACGCTACAACCGTGAGCTGTCAGGTAAGATTTACCCCTGGGGTAGAATATGTAAGTTGTCCCGGTCTTTAAATCACAACCAACGATCTTGGAAATGCCGTAGTTCTATATCCAACCAAGGAAGTAAAATAGTACCTCAGTGATCCAACATGCGGCGAGATCCTTCTGCAATGTTCCCCTGTCAGGTGAGATCTTCCCTTGGGGGTACAATATGGCGCCCCGTAGTTAATCACCTTCAGTTCGGAATAAACGCATTCAACACGGCCAAGGTTCTGCTGATCTGTCACACATCAAATCTAAGTTTTATCTCGGTCCCTGGGATAAAGatgtgatgaggatgaggagcgAGGAATCAATGTTTGCCTTCAATTAAATCTGATTATAGGCTTGTTATTCAGTCACCTTTTAGGAAAGAGAGCTTTAGTGGGCAAGACGGTATGCTATCATTGAGTTAGATCTGCATTATTTACGGCTCGATTGCGAGTCACGTGATCCTTGTAACACCAAGTACAAGTAGCTAAGTGCCTCATCTGCAGAGAAACATTGATTACACCAGTCTCAAAgactgacatttttttaatttgtagATCCAGATATATGGTTGACTAACAACGCACCGCATATCAGATGAGTAACGAGTTACCTCGTGTAAAGTTTGAACAATTCATTTCAGATATGAGTGTTTTCCTGGAGAGAGTTTCCTGCGTTCTCTTTTTAGGACTTCTGTTACGATCATACCTGCCCCAGGGTACATCAACGAAGTATACACTGGATATGGCCACATCTTTGAAAGGTAAGTACAACACGTAGCAGCCTACCGCCAGGAAGTAATCACAAGGCAACGAGAGGCAGCTAACgggcactacatgtatcaagaaaagCAACATTTAGGAAAAGCAAAGGTAATGTAAAAGTAAAGAACAGGCAATATGCATGGAGATGTTTAATGCAGCTACCTTTTCATTTGCAATTATAATGGCAAATTCCAAATATAATGGAAAATTCCaaattgaaattacatgtatgcgCATGCCTGGCGTTTCGTTTCCTCAACCCCGCAATGTCTGGCCACGGGATGAGGCAAAGAATAGACAATCTGTGCTAAAAATATTAACTGCTTGGCAGGAGAATGGCACCCATAAGGCAACCCGGAAGCACACATTGTATTGCTCAATATTTCATTGTGGTTGTTGCGATCGACCAATAGGCTGCAATTTGATACGGATTCGAAGAAGGCCCTTACAATGTTAGTTGGATAAAGATGATCAAGGTAGAATGCGTTTGATTTCTCTAGTTCTCTAAGGATCTATTAAATTGTTCATTtggcagatacatgtataagaaattgGCCTAACCTCGCCCTGAAGAAACCATCACGGATCTCCTCACTGTGGAAGCGTAAACACGTAGCGGGCCTGGCGAACGATGGCAATACGAATGGGAACCTCCGATTCTGCGCCTGCACAGCCGAATATCAGTACAAGGACAACTGGTGGACTGTCGATCTTGGTGCCACCTACTGGGTGGTGGCGATAGAACTTTGGAACAGAGCAAATTCCTGTAACTATAATATATTTGGCCATTTGTATATGTATAATAgtagaaatatatatatactctagtttcgcctttttatggtgggttcattaACTTCAGGGACTACCTACATGGATTACGACGAACGGCCCATACTAAATTTAAGTCCGCCCTCTTCACATGATTGGATGACTTGTCGGTCTGCCATGAACCCATTGCTTGGGGTTTCGGGTATTGTGAAATAGATTCGACTTTTTAAGGAGAGGTGAATTGAACCCAGTCATGCCCGTGCATGGCTGAAGGCAATTTATTCTGACTTTCTACAGGGtgtttacaaaaaagtgaagagTGCAATTTAAGCGGGATCCACTGTCGCGATTTTGACTTGCGTCGGCGTCGCGCTTGCTTGCGATGGAACAAAATGATCGAAATGAACTGCTCAACGCTGCTGACGCCAGCTTATTTTAACTACCGCAAGCGCGTCACAACGCCGTCGCAAGCGAAGTGGCCGTGGATTCCCCGCTACACTCTCGGTCTGCCAGAGACCactcaaaaagtgaaaatggcGTTCAGTTAGAGGATGCAGGTCTGTTTGAAATTCAATACGTATTTTAACTCACACTTTAGAACAAGTGAAAAGGACACGACTGAGCGAACCTtttcattcttttgcgagttgtCACTGGCAAATTTAATCCAATCTTTAGTAACTTCTAAGTACAGTTTCTTATTCCTGTAGGCCCACATCTTCATAGTCAAGCAAATCGATGAATGCCATgccatcttcctcttcttcgtcCAGTTGAGGAAGTGGTCCTCCTTCAATTTCGCCCATGCGGAGGGATGCTTCAAACCCGCTTTCGAtcacttggggggggggggggggttacagcGTCCCAGGCGTTACTGACAATGGTGACAACATCATTTAGTTCAATACGGTTGCATTGTCCTGCTGCGTTGGTATGCTGCGTTTTCCACGACTTCCACTCCTTACGTGCGTTGGACTTAAACGATTTCATAACTGCAACGTCTAGGGGCTGGACCAATGATGTACACCCTGCTGGTACAAAGTGCATGATTCCACCTAGCTCCGTTACTCGCATACCGAAGTCTTCAGACCGATGGACACTATAACGATCCAGTATCAAGATAACCTGCTCTGCTGGCTGCCTCTCTAGGTATGGTTGATAGACTTCCTCGAGCCAGTGTTCGGCTGTCTCTTGTCTTACCGATCCTGTGGCAGATGATGTAACAACCACATTAGCTGGCAAATCTTGTGCTTGAAGGGCTGCTAGCTGTCGTACAAACCCACGACGCGGAAACGTTATGTGGGCTAGCATCTTATCACCACTGGCCGCAACGCAGAGTGTCACAGTGCACCCTAGTTTAACATTCGATCGTGACGTACGTATGTCAATGGAAGCAGCACCTTTTCGGTTACACGAGTGCATGGGTCTAAAGTCAAAAAGAATGAAAGTTTCGtccatgttaaaaataaatcGCATTGCGATGTTGAATTGATCAATAGTCCCAGTGACTTCATTGCGGAATACCTCAATTCGTATTGCAGCATCGGCTGGCAGGGTTGTAGTGTTTTTGTTCACTTTACGCAGGGTAATCTGTtttctcttcataaaaagttcaacCCATCCAGCCGAGGCTTGAAAATCATGTAAGATTGGTCTTGTTTCAACGATTTCATTTCGCCGGGCATCTGTCAGACCACCCCACCAGGCATGGAATAATTCCAAAGCCTTTTCTTGCAAGTCCTGTACGGCGACGGGTAGGCGTATTTCACGTTGCTGGAGAAACCATTCATGAAGCTCATTTTCAACTTGAGGCCAGCAACCGATATCTTTCGGTTTCACCCTTCTACTTCTTCCTTCATTCCCTTGTTGTCCTCGTTCCAAGCTTGGTAAGTCCCATTTACTGAACGTGTGGATCGATATTTTGTAGTGGTTCGCGTATTCCGTCATGCTGGCCACCGTCCCATTCAAAAGGGCTGTCTGAAAGTCCTCTAGGTACCGAATTTTCTCCGTGACGGAATAACTCCTTCTTCGCTTCGGAAGAGGTTCATCTGCGTTGTCCATGGTGTCGGTATATGGCAGAAAAAGAGGCCAAGACTGGTTTATAAACTCACCGGGTTatgaaacataggcctacttaattCAAAAGATGAAATCGATGTATCTGACACTTCTATTCCATGCATAATTTTATGTTGCCTTTTTGGAGTCTGACAAGTACAAACAAGGTTATAAATTCATTAGATTGATTGAATTGCCCTCTGAAAATAAAACCTCATTCACACTTTCCAAATTtcctttcattcatttttttcagaaacaccCGTTGAAATCCAGTAATTGGCGTCAGTTTTCCCAGAAATCATTTGAGGCAAGTTAACATCCTAGTTGGAAATCTACAAGTAGTCATGTAATGTTTAATACCCATGTCCGCACGGCGCTCCGGACCTCTGATTGGCCATACATGCTATATCCACACAATAGCTATAAATTACCATGATCTAGTTAGTACAGGAAGGGGTATGGCCTGAATATAtggaacccaccataaaaaggcgaaactagagtatatacatgtaaaactaaCATAAGTTATACATTGAAACTGATTAAGCAGCGATATAGTACGCattgtgacaacattttggatatACTTAGTTGAAGCATCTCACACAATCACCGTAAGTTCGAAACGATTCTTGAAGAGAGTAGCCGCTCTAATTTTAGAGTGGCATCTCACATTCAAATGGGGCTAAATGTTCGGCGGTGCTGTGTGGAGATTGGCATGCCTACTACAGAAAGATCATTAAAACTTTCTAAAATTCAGGTATTTTTTGATAAGTTGAGACACATATGAATATTTTAGGCATTAGTTGAGAAACACAAGGTGTTGAAAATAGCCCTTTAAAGCGCCCCCAAAAATGACGTTCTCAATTCGGGTGTATGGTCTTatgatgtacatcatgtatatacatgtatataatagaTTCAAAATGTCTTTCAGCATTCCGGTTGACACATTTCGATGTCATAGTGACCGATGTAGCGCCTCCCCCTGCGGTCATTAATGATGTCACTCTCTGCTATCACCATGGTAGCACAACAATCCCTGCGAATATTGGGTTCTTCAGGAAATGCAGAAAACCCATCGCTGGGAATCATCTCACCATCAGCAAGAAGGTCCCGTCCACGGAACACCTTACGCTGTGTGAGGTTCGAGTGTTCGGGCTTATAAAACAAAGCCAAGCTGGTAAGTAGTGCGGCGATTTAATAGAGACTAAGAATGTGCACAACGACACATCTAACCTCCCTTGCAcatgaccggaactatttatCGACGTGGTTCCGCTGCTTTGAAGAATGCAACACATCATTAAGTTCTATGATTGGCTAACAATtggggaaagtggcgaatgccagAGTCATTTCATATCGGTGACggctattcattgatgatgacatGCAACATTATCTCCCttacaatttccagtcgatGGCAACAAGTTGACAAAGAAAATCCATGTCCGGAGCCTGCTCGGGTGCTCAGTTCGGTGCTTGGAGATCGCTTCGCCATGTATAGAGTACGATTACAACGAGGGGACAGGACTTTGTCGATTTGAAGAGCCCAAGGACAGGCAGATTTTTTGTTCTGCGTCGAAGTTTGAGGAATACCATTGGAATTTGAAACCTTAGGCAGTCGATCAGTGAATATTTGATATTCTTTTACTTCACCATTATTATCTCCGAGCAATGCTCTGCTGTGATTGGTGCCGAAGTATCATTTAGGTTTTCGATTTGTCAATATAATATGACGTCATAAAAGTACCGTGACTGTTGTGACTGTTTGGTTGATAAGTTTATGGGAAAAGTCTGATTACAGTAACGTTGTCTTTTAAATTGACTCTTTAATCCGGTGAACCTTTCAAGCAGTAGTTTTCAGATGAGCTCCAATGTCAACGACTCAACCTGAAAATTTCAGACCGTCCTCATTACAcccgagtaggcctacttggcaAGTTCGACAAAAACACTTGCCTAAAGTCACACGCACGCCGACCGTGGGAATCAAATCAGGGACCATACGACCGCTCCTTCAGAGTCCGAGCCACTAGTCCAAAGCGGCGATATCACGAATAAGTTAGAAGCATATTCGCCTTGATAGAAAATTTCTGGATGACACTGGTATCTAACCGCCAACTTTTGAGTGTATAGCCACACAATATAGAAGTGAACTACTAATGGACCAATTGCAAAGTGTTGATTATCTTTAAATGGATAAAACGTAGTTAATGGAATGAATGATTTTGTCTACCGGTGCGGTACATTTCACTACATCTTCTACTTGTTTCGCAATCGACAGATCGAAAGTAATTACAGCAGCCACAGACAATAtagatttattttatttcaatcttTATTGTAATTAACAGTGCatgaaatgtcaatttctcttGCACATTTTTACTGATAAGGCGATCTCGTTAATGGACAAGTTGAAGCTAATTCTTCTACTTCCTGTCTTGGTTCACAATTTATATTTACCAGGACCTTGTAATGAGCGTGTGCATTGTCATTGGTGTGACTCTGAATCACGGTTTTTTACTATCAGGTAAGGTTTGCCCCTCAGTGCAGTGGGTAGAATAAATAGCGTCATAGTATCCGAAAGGTGGCCTGGCGATATTGTTCTACACTGGGACTCTCTCTTTAAATTAAAAGGTCTTGCCCCTTGGGTAGAATATGTCGCCCCGTGGTACTGCAAGCTGTCAGGCAAGATTTACCCCTGCGGTAGAATAATGTTGCCTTGGTCTTTACATCACACCTTCCGGTAATAACCAACGATCTTGGAAACGCCGTAGTTCTATATATCCAACCAAGGAAGTTAAATAGTACCTCAATGATCAAACATGCGGCGAGATCCTTCTGCAATGTTCCCCTGTCAGGTGAGATCTTCCCTTGGAGGATAATATGTCGCCCCGAAGTTCATCACCTTATGTTCGGAATAAACGCATTCAACACGGCCAATTTTGTTTCTGATCTGTCACGCATCAAATCTTCGTTCTATATCGGTCCACGGGATAAAAACGTGATGAAGATGAGCAGCGGGCAATCAATGTTTGCCCTCGAGTTAGATCTGATTAGGCTTGTTATTGAGTTACAACTGGTGGCAATGTTGACCAAAGATGGCCATATCGTATGTGAGCCCAAAGACGTCCAAAAAACACTACACACAGAACCCATCCAGACTATTAACCCTTTGGGAAAGATATCTTTGGCGGGCATCACGTTATGTTATGATTGTCAGAACCAACTCCGAGTAAGTTCACTTGACAGGTCAGTTTATGGTTtatcaaattttgaagaaaaattcattttgaaaatttgaaaaaaaatgtaccGGTAGCGGGGTCGGGCGCCATTGTTCCTCTGAATGGGCCTAAAATTCACCTGATATACGTTGGGGAGTTGGGATATGATACTGATAAGAGAAACTTAAGTCAAATTTCTTCGCGCCACTCGCTCTCATTTCCcgatttcattgaaatagtTTGATTCTCGAAATATTGATGGGAAAGAGCCTCTATCGCGTGATGTGATGAGACGAGAGGCGCCTAGAGCGTGGTGCGGGCACGTGTCCGCTACTTGAATGCGTTTAGCATATGGCGTGTTGCATTTGTGGTATTCCCGGGGGCTTATTGCGTGGATTTTGGCGAGATAAGGGGGTCTATTCGCTACGCGGAGGTCACGCTCTGTCCTCCGAAGAAACGCCCCCTATCACGCTTTtttggtacaaggatgctctGCAGATGTCATGGGGAGTGACCCACCCGGGCTGGTATCTTACCTCCAAGTTTTGAGTGTAGCCAGACTACCTGTAGAGGATCAATTGCAAAGTGTTGATTATCTATAAATTAATAAACGTCGTTAACAATAAAGAATAAATGCTTTTGTGTACCGATACGGTACATTTTCCTATATCTTCTACTTGTTTCACTATTGACAATCGAATGTAATCACCGCAGCCACAGACAATATagatttgtttttatatttcaatCTTTATTGTCTGCTGAAGCCAACAATTACCAATGCctgaaatgtcaatttctcttGCACATTTGACTGAGAAGGCGATCTCATGAATGAACCATTTGAAGCTTCCTTTAATTACAGTCCTGTCTTGGTGCAGGATTTATATTTACCAGGACCTAGTAATAAGCGTGCATATGTCGCCCCATGGTACAACGCTACAACCGTGAGCTGTCGGGTAAGATTTACCCCTGGGGTAGAATATGTAAATTGCCCCGGTCTTTAAATCACGTGTGTCTGTAATAACCAACGACGTTGGAAATACCGTAGTTCTATATCCAACCAAGGAAGTAAAATTGTACCTCAGTGATCCAACATGCGGGGGAGATCCTTCTACAGTGTTCCCCTGTCAGGTGAGATCTTCCCTTGGTGGTAAAATATGGCGCCCCGTAGTTAATCACCTTCAGTTCGGAATAAACGCATTCAACACGGCCAAGGTTCTGCTGATCTGTCACGCATCAAATCTAAGTTTTATCTCGATCCCAGGGATAAAGatgtgatgaggatgaggagcgAGGAATCAATGTTTGCCCTCCAATTAAATCTGATTATAGGCTTGTTATTCAGTCACCTTTTAGGAAAGAGAGCTTTGGTGGGCAAGACGGTATGCTATCATTGAGTTAGATCTGCATTATTTATTGCTCCATTGCGAGACACGTGATCATAGTACCACCAAGTACAAGTAGCTAAGTGCCTCATCTGCAGAGAAGCATTGATTACACCAGTCTCGAGGactgacattttttttctttgtagATCCAGATATATGGTTGACTAACAACGCACCGCAGATCAGATGAGTGACGAGTTACCTCGTGTAAAGTTTGAACAACTCATTTCAGATATGAGTGTTTTCCTGGAGAGAGTTTTTTGCGTTCTCTTTTTAGGACTTCTGTTAGAATCGTACCCGCCCCAGGGTACATCAACGAAGTATACACTGGATACGGCCACATCTTTGAAAGGTAAGTACAACACGAGGCCGCCTACCGCCAGGAAATAATCACAAGGCAACGAGAGGCAATTAACgggcactacatgtatcaagaaaagCAACATTTAGGAAAAGCAAAGGTAATTTAAAAGTAAGGAAAAGGCAATATGCATGGAGATGTTTAATGCAG of Lineus longissimus chromosome 9, tnLinLong1.2, whole genome shotgun sequence contains these proteins:
- the LOC135493756 gene encoding uncharacterized protein LOC135493756, which produces MSVFLERVSCVLFLGLLLRSYLPQGTSTKYTLDMATSLKDTCIRNWPNLALKKPSRISSLWKRKHVAGLANDGNTNGNLRFCACTAEYQYKDNWWTVDLGATYWVVAIELWNRANSSFRLTHFDVIVTDVAPPPAVINDVTLCYHHGSTTIPANIGFFRKCRKPIAGNHLTISKKVPSTEHLTLCEVRVFGLIKQSQAVDGNKLTKKIHVRSLLGCSVRCLEIASPCIEYDYNEGTGLCRFEEPKDRQIFCSASKFEEYHWNLKP